In Polyangium spumosum, the DNA window TCGAGCCAGCGGTCTGCTCACCTTCGGCGAGCAGCTCGAGGATCCGGCGGCGAACCGGGTCCCCGAGCACGTCGAACGCTTCCACGACGGATGGGTATCACCGTCCGCTTATATCAGTCAAGGCTAAAGTTCGGGGAGGCGGCGCAGAGGTCCGTCATGTCGAACCGCTGCCCGCGCGGCAGGCCCGCCGCGTCGGCGTGGGCCGCGTCGAGGGCCACGAGCACGGTGGAGAGCGTCGCTTGATCGAGCACGCTCGTGGGCTCGAGCGCCTCGAGATCCCGCCCGACGAAGTTCTTCGGGCAGGCGTCGACGACCGGCAACGAGCGCCCCGCCTTTTGCTCCGCGAAACGGATGGGCAGGCCGTGCGTGCGGCAGATCGTGGGGCGCGCCTCGTACACGGCGCAGCGCCCGTCCTCGCCCAGCGCCGGACAAACCGTCCCCTCGGGATCGGCCGCCCGCGCCGCGACGCGCCGCCGCTCCTCGGCGGGCAGGCGATCGAGCGCCTCCTCGATCGCCGCCGCTTCGATCGTCGTCACCGAAAATCGACGCCGGCAGCAGTCGTCGCAGCCCGCGCGGCAGGTGATCGCCTCGCCATATTTGCCCTGCGCGCGCGCGAAAAACGTATCCACCTTCAGGAAG includes these proteins:
- a CDS encoding YkgJ family cysteine cluster protein, with protein sequence MTTPRERLNELFLKVDTFFARAQGKYGEAITCRAGCDDCCRRRFSVTTIEAAAIEEALDRLPAEERRRVAARAADPEGTVCPALGEDGRCAVYEARPTICRTHGLPIRFAEQKAGRSLPVVDACPKNFVGRDLEALEPTSVLDQATLSTVLVALDAAHADAAGLPRGQRFDMTDLCAASPNFSLD